In one window of Mercurialis annua linkage group LG4, ddMerAnnu1.2, whole genome shotgun sequence DNA:
- the LOC126677024 gene encoding LEAF RUST 10 DISEASE-RESISTANCE LOCUS RECEPTOR-LIKE PROTEIN KINASE-like 2.1: MQNLLVKRSLSCSFSLLHYAVVPYSNKMPQSLILLPTSLSLFLIITVFFFYSPTFTYAQNHPQYQNCSELFQCGNISGIGYPFWGSGRAEYCGHPNFELICNAQTATIALADELTYQVLEIGSETKNLLVVRTDYIDDICPSRLANTTLNTTNFSFGPEIQNIDVYYGCSSSTVPLPMKITGFSNEFSCNRSANGGKGYYTTRDLGDQGNAVTSYLGTCEAKVIIPATRSAVEGLEKSNNLNAENLVIALGQGFGLVYKGDHDSTCGTCELSGGKCGSNLTDSNLFSCYCTDRPYPFSCGGSSGSSSGEDSNISLKAGIGIGSSVAAVILLFIIYYCFAKLRSPMNDKAIKSRRTNSKEDEKIEEFILSYQSLMPMRFSYSDIYKMTNSFIQKLGQGGFGDVYKGKLPDGRIVAVKVPNKSTGDGEEFINEVAAIGRTSHVNIVTLLGFCYEGSRRALIYEYMPNGSLDKFINSQGSKLLEWKTLYDIAVGAARGLEYLHRGCNTRIVHFDIKPHNILLDEDFCPKISDFGLAKLCKGKESKISLFGARGTPGYIAPEVFMRSFGGVSNKSDVYSYGMMILDMFEGRNNRDNGTCQNGETYFPDLIYEYLESRNISSVHENITNDEDEIVQKVTIVGLWCIQTIPSERPSMTKVVEMLESNLQSLQIPPKPSLFSTAIPKFSSEISSPYSCSHNDEEKVLSLAEVELVSIKL; the protein is encoded by the exons ATGCAAAACTTACTGGTTAAACGGTCTCTCTCTTGTTCTTTCTCTCTACTGCACTATGCCGTTGTTCCTTATTCCAACAAAATGCCACAAAGCCTCATTCTCCTGCCAACCTCTCTGTCTCTCTTTTTAATCATAAccgttttctttttttattctcCAACTTTCACTTATGCGCAAAATCACCCTCAATATCAGAACTGCAGCGAACTGTTTCAGTGCGGAAACATTTCAGGTATTGGCTATCCATTCTGGGGATCGGGTCGAGCTGAATATTGCGGCCATCCGAACTTCGAGCTTATTTGCAACGCCCAAACAGCAACAATTGCTCTTGCCGACGAATTGACTTACCAAGTGCTTGAAATCGGAAGCGAGACAAAGAATCTTCTGGTTGTTAGAACAGATTACATAGACGACATATGTCCTAGCCGCCTCGCGAACACCACTTTGAATACTACCAATTTCAGTTTCGGTCCAGAAATTCAAAACATAGATGTGTACTACGGCTGCAGCAGTTCGACAGTTCCGCTTCCGATGAAGATTACAGGGTTTTCCAATGAATTTAGTTGTAACAGATCCGCAAACGGAGGCAAAGGCTACTATACAACGAGGGACCTCGGTGACCAAGGTAATGCAGTAACTAGCTACTTAGGAACATGTGAGGCTAAGGTGATCATTCCGGCGACTAGATCAGCTGTTGAGGGATTAgagaaaagtaataatttaaatgcGGAGAATTTGGTAATAGCTTTGGGGCAAGGTTTTGGGTTAGTGTATAAGGGAGATCATGATAGCACTTGTGGAACATGTGAATTGTCGGGTGGGAAGTGCGGTTCGAACTTGACTgattctaatttattttcttgttaTTGCACTGATCGTCCTTATCCCTTCAGCTGTGGAGGAAGCTCAGGAAGTAGTTCAG GGGAAGACTCCAATATTTCCCTGAAAGCCGGAATAG GAATCGGTTCCTCTGTTGCAGCTGTAATTCTACTTTTCATCATCTACTATTGTTTCGCCAAACTACGAAGTCCTATGAATGACAAGGCAATTAAGTCAAGAAGGACAAATAGCAAAGAAGATGAAAAGATAGAAGAATTCATTTTGAGTTATCAGTCTCTCATGCCAATGCGGTTTTCGTATTCAGATATATACAAGATGACCAACTCATTCATTCAAAAGCTAGGCCAGGGCGGGTTTGGAGATGTGTACAAAGGGAAGTTGCCAGATGGTCGCATCGTAGCAGTAAAAGTTCCAAATAAGTCCACAGGTGATGGTGAGGAATTCATTAATGAAGTTGCAGCTATTGGTAGAACTTCACATGTAAATATTGTTACCCTTTTAGGATTTTGCTATGAGGGGTCTAGACGTGCTTTGATATATGAATACATGCCTAATGGATCACTGGATAAGTTTATAAATAGCCAGGGATCTAAACTTTTAGAGTGGAAAACGTTATATGACATTGCAGTCGGCGCTGCTAGAGGTTTAGAGTACTTGCATCGTGGTTGTAATACGAGGATTGTGCATTTCGACATAAAACCTCATAACATTCTTTTAGATGAAGATTTTTGTCCTAAAATATCTGATTTTGGTCTTGCAAAGCTATGCAAGGGAAAAGAAAGTAAAATATCTCTCTTTGGTGCAAGAGGGACTCCTGGGTACATAGCTCCAGAAGTATTCATGAGAAGCTTCGGAGGGGTTTCTAACAAGTCAGACGTCTATAGTTACGGAATGATGATTCTAGATATGTTTGAAGGAAGAAACAACAGAGACAATGGAACATGTCAGAACGGTGAAACCTATTTTCCAGATTTGATTTATGAGTATCTTGAATCTAGAAATATCTCTAGTGTTCATGAGAATATAACAAATGATGAAGACGAGATAGTTCAAAAGGTGACCATTGTCGGCTTGTGGTGCATCCAAACCATTCCGTCAGAGAGACCATCAATGACAAAGGTGGTTGAGATGTTGGAAAGTAATCTTCAATCCTTGCAAATTCCACCAAAGCCTTCACTATTTTCAACAGCTATACCAAAGTTTTCTTCTGAAATATCATCACCATACAGTTGTTCACATAATGATGAAGAGAAGGTCTTGTCTTTAGCTGAAGTTGAATTAGTATCAATTAAATTGTAA
- the LOC126678577 gene encoding SKP1-like protein 14, protein MASQQKTFTLMASDGEQFTVKESVATTMVIVKHFIEDNDDDCSSSTPIPLPQVSSHTLSQVITYIDHYLNLKDAKADEYNAEFVKDLSNDDLREMIVAVNYINVRFLLDVLNMELAHRIKNETPEYVRSFLRIENDFTEAEEKVVRKQFLHAYEDIDKDY, encoded by the coding sequence ATGGCTTCCCAGCAGAAAACATTCACTCTCATGGCCTCCGACGGCGAGCAATTCACCGTGAAAGAATCCGTCGCCACGACGATGGTGATCGTCAAGCATTTTATCGAAGACAACGACGACGACTGTTCGTCGTCGACGCCAATACCTCTGCCTCAGGTGTCGTCCCATACTCTGTCTCAGGTGATAACCTATATTGATCATTATCTTAATCTGAAAGACGCTAAAGCGGACGAATATAATGCGGAGTTTGTGAAGGATTTGAGCAACGATGACCTGAGGGAGATGATTGTAGCGGTTAATTATATTAATGTCAGGTTTTTGCTCGACGTTTTGAATATGGAGCTGGCTCATCGGATTAAGAACGAGACGCCGGAGTATGTGCGGAGCTTTCTTCGGATTGAGAATGATTTTACAGAAGCAGAAGAAAAAGTTGTTCGCAAACAGTTCTTGCATGCTTATGAGGACATTGATAAAGATTATTAG
- the LOC126677029 gene encoding SKP1-like protein 1A, which translates to MGSNKRKTTITLKTSDELLVEVEKSIIEEMETIKNLLDDTISDPGTLALTIVPVPEVSSEALAMIVEYLTKSADLKALKVSREKTKAYGTKFVKRLNDRELLMAISAVNYLNVKHLIGMLQDAVADRIKNKSVEYVREFFNIKGDFREAKEKQLRQENEWAYEGVDED; encoded by the coding sequence atGGGATCcaacaaaagaaaaacaaccATCACTCTCAAAACCTCCGACGAACTACTCGTGGAGGTCGAAAAATCAATCATAGAAGAGATGGAAACGATCAAGAATCTTTTAGACGATACTATCTCTGATCCAGGGACCTTGGCGCTGACCATTGTTCCGGTTCCTGAGGTATCATCCGAGGCGCTTGCCATGATAGTCGAATACCTGACGAAATCTGCTGACCTGAAAGCTTTGAAAGTTTCCAGGGAAAAGACCAAAGCCTATGGTACTAAATTTGTGAAGCGGCTGAACGATAGAGAGCTATTAATGGCGATAAGCGCTGTTAATTATCTAAACGTGAAGCATTTGATAGGGATGCTGCAGGATGCAGTGGCGGATCGGATCAAGAACAAGAGTGTGGAGTATGTGCGAgaattttttaacattaaagGTGATTTTagagaagcaaaagaaaagcaACTTCGCCAAGAAAACGAATGGGCATATGAGGGCGTTGATGAAGATTAG